The segment GTCCGGAATCCGGCGCTCGACGAACCCCGGCAGCTGGTCCTCGATGCGCATCTTGATCGACGGTTCAGAGGCGCGAAACAAAGACGTTCCGGCGCGGTCGTCGACGCCCCGGGCATCGGTAGGTTGGTTGCAGTCCCGTCCCGAACGTTCGACATGCGAGTGAGCGTCATCGGTGGCGGGAGCGTCGGCGCGGACGACCACGAGGTTGCACGCGAGGTCGGCCGTCTCCTCGGCGAGCAGGAGTTCGACCTCGTCTGTGGCGGTCGTGGCGGCGTCATGGCCGCGGCCTGCGAGGGCGCAGAATCCGCGGGGGCGACGACCATCGGTATCCTCCCCGGCGAGGACCGCGACGCCGCGAACGAGCACGTCGACGTCGTGATAGCGACGGGACTGGGCCACGCGCGGAACGCGCTCGTCCCCCTGAACGGCGACGCCGTGGTAGCCATCGACGGCAGCCACGGCACCCTCAGCGAACTCGGGTTCGCGGGCGTCTACGACCGCCCGGTCGCAGGTCTCGGAACGCACGACGTCGATGGCGCGTACGCCGCCGAATCGCCCGCGGACGCGGTCGAGTACGTCGCCGACGCGCTCGACGCGTAGCGAGCACCCGCGGGCCTCGCGGCCGACGCGCCCTCAGCGCTCGGTGAACGCGAGCTCGACCGGGCGGTCCGGCTGGAGCGTCGCGCTGAACGACACGTCGACCTCGTCCGTGACCGGTTCGACCGCGAAGCGGTCGAGGATCGTCGCGAGCGCGAGCTTCGCCTCGAGCGTCGCGAATCGGTTCCCGATACACGACCGCGGGCCACCACCGAACGGATAG is part of the Halorubellus sp. JP-L1 genome and harbors:
- a CDS encoding Rossmann fold nucleotide-binding protein, whose protein sequence is MRVSVIGGGSVGADDHEVAREVGRLLGEQEFDLVCGGRGGVMAAACEGAESAGATTIGILPGEDRDAANEHVDVVIATGLGHARNALVPLNGDAVVAIDGSHGTLSELGFAGVYDRPVAGLGTHDVDGAYAAESPADAVEYVADALDA